TTCTCTAGATTTCCCTAGAGAAATATCTATCCCAACTAATTATAACATGTCCTAGATATTTCTAGATAGTTTAGACTCTAAGCTTTTGTACATTCATGAATATTCTAGTAAGCTTGGGCCCTAATAACCATGAAGTCTCTAGATGGGCTAGAGTATTGTGGACTAATCTACAATAGACTAGTTGGGCCTAGATAATTCTAGACACTCTTCTAGTTGTTTCATGCATCTAATTATTTATGTTTTTTATCTCCACAGCCCCGTCCCACTTGGAAGAAGTTTTGAGGGAACAAATTGCACTTGGACAGCCTCGGACACGTAGGCCTTGGAAAAAAATAATTGTCGTTGTAGAGGGGATATACAGCATGGAAGGAGAGCTCTGCAAACTTCCTGAGATCATACAAGTGTGCAAGAAATACAGGGTTTGTGGCTCTGTCACACTGTTCAGAATTActtgtattttattttgtttatcttGACAAATGTATTAGTTTTATCATATAATGAATGAAAAGAGGGCAATAAGGTTCCGCATAACTGTTCCTGAACATGAAAttataagtatatatatataagcaaTTAACAACAAAAGTATAATAAGTTAACATGGTATTAAACATTAAGTTAAATTCGGTAGTTAACTCAATTTCTGCGATATCTAATGACAAGAAATCTtgcttattctttttttttccccAATCAGGCATATACTTATTTGGATGAGGCTCATAGTATTGGCGCAGTTGGGAAGTCCGGCAGAGGAGTTTGTGAGCTTCTAGGAGTGGATACTGCCGATATAGACATAATGATGGGGACTTTTTCAAAATCTTTTGGATCATGTGGTGGTTACATAGCAGCATCCAAGGTTTCAATCATGTTCTTTTGCACCTTAATTTAGTTCTAAGGTTTTGTTcgaatttttttataaaaaagtgGCTACAACGAACAACCTGGTCCATTCTTTGTTAATCTGATATAACgtgcatcttttttttttatgcccGCCGATTTCCATGGTCGGACAAAACTTTGCATTCATGAAGAAAGTAATTTGCTTTTATGTCTATAGATCTGGATCAATTAGTAAGAGTTATGATCTTTTGAGGAAGGGTTATGTTAACATGCACACGAGAGATATTAGAGTGAAATTTAAGTACTCtagttgtttattattaaagcaGTGCTGGTGTCAGATCTTGTACCTTGAGGGCATCGTTTAGGATGCTTTCCCTGTGGATATTGAATTTGTTTCACCTTGATACAGTATGGcataaagcttccttgttatcatttctgtttttcttttgttgcttTTGTTGAAAGATATCTTAGTCACAAGCTTAGACTCTTCATTTCCAGGAGGTTATTGAATATCTAAAGTTCTCATGCCCTGCTCATCTATATGCGACTGCAATTTCACCACCTGCTGCACAACAGATTATATCTTCCATAAGGGTTATTCTTGGGGAAGATGGTTCTAGTAGAGGTTCGAGGATGACTTGTtcttaaaaaaaatcatatattAAATAGAGGTTAATCATCATCTGCTAAATTATGGCTTCAGAgagtttttgattttttgtgcTGCAGGGGCTCAAAAACTTGCAAGTATTCGTGAGAACAGCAACTTTTTCCGATCAGAATTGCAGAAGATGGGATTTGAGGTCCTTGGAGACTTCGACTCTCCAGTAATGCCCATCATGCTTTACAATCCATCAAAAATCCCTGCCTTTTCTCGAGAGTGCCTTAAACGGAATGTGAGTATATCAGGCTCATTTAAATTTGTTATTCTGTCTGCGACAAGTTCGCTGAATGGGATCTTTACTTGTATATATATGGTGCTATTGCAGGTCGCTGTTGTCATAGTTGCTTTCCCAGCAACCCCACTACTGTTGGCCAGGGCACGTATTTGCATATCTGCTTCTCACACCAGGGAAGACCTGTTAAAAGCTCTAGAGGTGAATAGATTGTTCATTACGAAACATTTATAATTCTCCAGTCAATTATGAAAGTTTCTTGAAAGTGGATTTCCGTAACTTGTTAGCCTAACTGGAAATATGGTTAGGACTAGGGTTCATTTCCATTTATCTGAAGATTATACAAGAATATGATGTGATATGAGAGTATGATTGGTTAAAAACTTGTCGGACGCCTTTGCAAGTTGTGTTGACAATTATAAATTGATTCTTGTCAGGTTATCAGCGAAGTTGGCGACCTTGTGGGCGTAAAGTACTTGCTCGCTGAGCCCAAGAAGCGGGAAGACGGCAGGGTAAAGCTCGAGTGAGAAATAAATGTCACTCATGACACAAAGCCTCAGGAAGGGATTTTGGTCCGTCAACTCTAGTTTTGTCTATGAGAGTGAACTTTGTAATTTAGTTTACTAGAAAGTGTCTTTTTAATTCGATTTACTAGCTAGTTGCTTTTTAGTTTTATGGAAAAGTGAAGCTTTTAAGAAATCAACGAATCCAATTATCGTTCGTTTTACTagctaacatttttttttaatctcataTACTGTGCATCTTTTTATGATGCTCACTGATTTCTATGGTGGGAAAAAGCTTGAAAATATTTGGTTGAATCCATCAAGAAAGTAATCTGCTATTATTATTATGCTTGTTAGAGAACTAATTAATGACTCTAGTAAGCACAATCAGTCAAGATATGAAAATGGATATGAAATATCAACTAAATCAAGCACACAGAAAACACTAGAATTTATAGTAGTTTGATCAAGATGATCTACATCCACctatgatacatgtgtatctttctCTCTCCgtgaactagtgatcctcaagtcGTATTGAGGATAGATTTTTACTTTGGGAAGGAATACTTTTTTTTAGCCAGTAtttttagataaggaaatattcttagacaaggtaatattcctagataagaaattatatatagaaaagaaatatttcctagataaggtaatattcctagataaggaaatatatctaGACAAAGAATTCTTTCTAGAAaaagaattattcctagataaagaaatatacctataaaaggtattattcttagattaggaaatagattcctaagaggttttggAAACCTTTAAAACtacaaatagagatgtttagctcatagttAAGACATATAGAATGTGGTTTGCGTTACAGACTCACCTAGATCAAAGAAaggtggtttgtgatacagactcACCTAGATCTAAGAAAGgaagtttgtgagacaaatcacccagagataagtttgtgaggcaattaattattataAAATCAAGCTTAGCAAAGCAGTTAAATATTAtttactgtttagagagattgtgagcgtaacaaagagagaattataatagttttcttgttcataatttagagaagatatatttattcgaatctggtttctagagtgttctgttttctagtttttgtctattattattctgaattccgcctctataataatagtcaccaaggtacagagatcaatacgtatcaactTGTGAAGATGACGAAATGATTCCACTATGATGATCAAATAAGTTTACAAGGTCCAAATCCCCTCTCAAGAACTCTAGCCTCCTTTGTGCCTCACACTCTCTCTCAAGAATAACATAATTCTCTCTATTATAACATAACCCTAGTCCCCTTTTATATTTGACCTAGTTAGAAAAGAGACTAATGGACTGGGCTAAGAAAAAGGGAACATGCCCAAACATACTTGTTAAGCCTATTTCAAGGCATACATAAAAAATCTCCATCTTTACTTGAATACTATCATGATTCATCATTTTTCATCATCGTCTTTGTTTAGCCCTTACAAGGGATATCAACACTTGTTGACACCAACCAAGTATTGCTTGGACTTGATACTTGGAACCAGCTTCGTCAACATATATGCAGGGTTGTCCGTTGTAGGAACCTTAAGCATAGCTATCTTCCTTTCTTCAATAGTATCCTTGATGAAATGATACATGACATCGATGTGCTTCGTTCTCTCATGATACATATGGTTCTTTGACAAGTGAATGACACTTTAACTGTCACAATACAGAATTGCACTCTCTTGCTTAAACCCCATATCACCAACCAAATCCATGAACCATATACCTTCTTTCACTGCTTCTGCGGCTGACATGTACTCTGCCTCGGTGTAGATAACGCAACCGTGCTTTTCAAAATCGACCTCCAACATATAGTATTACCACACAATGTAAAATTATATTCTATCAATGAAGTTTTTATATCAAGATCACTTGCATAATCAGAATCAACATATCCCACAACATTTGTTGAATCACCACTGTGTTTTTCAAACACCAAACCAACATATATACTGCCCCTTAGATACCTCCAAATCCACTTTACAGCTTGCCAATGAGCCTTCTCGGGACTTCCCATGTATCTACTTACCAAACTCACATTTTGTGCAATATGCGGCCTTGTAAAAACCATAGCAAACATGATACTACGTACCAACTGCACTTTCATATGGAACCCGATATATGTTCTCTGCCTCCTTTGCATTTTGTAGTGATTGCTTACTAGAGAGTTTAAAATGATCTTCAAAAGGAGTACTTACTGGTTTGGATCTATATTaattgattgtgaatctagagtttgattatttcggtaatcaaaaaAATAGATTGATCTTACCAgacaaagaattttattaatttaaacggaagatcctttgtaaacaactcacatatcttctagcaagattgattagagtggtcaccaaacagattcttcctttgttttttggaatacgatccaaaggactttctattcacgtgcatgactctagaagtcgaaatcacggggatactgaggaaactaagtaggtaggggtagtctacttggtcctaactatatgaagttggtattatattttgtataccGGCTTAATTCTTGGATTATACAAATATGGAAAAGGTCCCGGGGGTTTccttcatttgtggtttcctcgttaacaaaatgttgttgtgttatttacttttttttccgCATGAGGTATAACCGGCCACGACCTATAATGAGTAGCAAGTTATAATCGATCACTTGAGTGTAATCGATCACATGTTACGTTGGGATGTTAGATGTAATCGGTCACATAAACACTTTTGATCAAAGTGTAACCGATCACACGATGTATTAAAAGGTTAGTGGTAACCGGTCACATAAAAACTTTGGATCAAAGTGTAGCAGGTTACATGATAACCTCGAGAAGTAAATCGTAACATTCACATAGTTACCTTGGGAACCAACTGTAACCGGTCACATGGTGGcttcgggaagcaaggtgtaaccagtcACCTAACTGATTAAAACCTATCTTTGGAATCTTATTGGAACCGATAACAACATTCTTTGGAGTGATGGTATGTAGGTTTTATGTCCTAAaaccatggttcacatatttcttcatgttgtgtgtgaattagggtttaagGGTTTACCAAGATGAGTAGCttcatgatgtcgacatatttgaacatttacataactcttatcatttatttttcaaaggtaTTCCTTGATGTTCAATGTGATCCTGTACCGAAAtacattgagaatcttttaattaatatttttggttttatgttatttaattaccagcaacatctctagagaataactgaagattttctatgagagattttagAAATATTAGATTACATTTATTTGAATTAGGAAAAacgaatttgggcattcattgcatatcttaagtataatttcggttttggaaattcattggtgtccaaacaacctgggtctataaatacctgcgtttgcatttctagcaaactatcctaagagctagaCATACATCATTTCTTGTAGTTTCTGgtagagccgtctattcggaaaggaaagtacactaatcaggcgaaatctcttacgaccgctcgtttaaatacttctgccgaatcaagaagctctacgagtaccgttggtgggaaactagataatttaattgttattgtatttttctattattgatttgattgactagtggGTGTTGTAACTTTAATTGctcctagtttatttattcttgagaatcttatcttctgatataaggctcactcaaactatattaaagtatcaacgggatctttagaactgttgttaaatctaaagacatcttgtgataatccattgttaacagacttcattctgtGCGCGATTAATCGCATGAGGATTCATGTGTTGTTGTGCAGGATTCTGAAGACAatggaagatttgaagacgaagaagaattcttattatttttcgtatcttgtggatttagtgcacaaaccttgatcggcagggatacaactagaatcagtttatctttgatatacttgattGATTAATTGCATGAGAGTCATTGCTTTATatgtagtttctctttgagatctatagttgttagagcattgctcggtcgaactcgcatgcgttgctatctcaatcatgtttttcaatgttagtgatcaaaactataagtcttgatttctagtctactatatctaaggtctcgaactaggataaaaagtttattttagctcaagaactccatgacaatcatcatacaagacgaaggactactcaaggaattggtggatcttcatctactaaaaggtatgtggaggcttgaacttatccatcactcaaaagtatatttatctcctatcttgagacaaaggtcgttttgctatatagatttagattatacacatttggtatttcgagccgagtttatctcgcctatctatttctcgaaatatgtgttggtaagcattcgctttagccaagttcatctttacctagtgacgaaagtcatgttatgtttcaatcactttgaaaattgctctgacgaaaaatggtttgtgaataacaactatataacgtcctctgagaatgtttcaatgattgaaatgagagtttagattatataaccattggaggatataagcattgttgtggaaacacatatatgtataagtccttaccccttgaaccgaagtttgcgaactttgttgatcaagtgaaccggagtagtgcatgagctaagtccccgaactcagtccgcgaacccagtccgcgaactggcgaagttctcaaacccggaaatttctgctggagtttgtgaactccatccgggaacttaagtccgcgaacccagtccgcgaacttgagtaggttatatctaaaaacgatgtttgtgaacttattcatattaattaaggaatgcaatggaaaaccgtggctatatagttcatgaactgattcaaatgaatcaaatcgtttttgcttcaattatgtattgtgtagtacatgagatttccttgcaattgaacaactctctaattagttcatttgaactagttatggtgaagaagaatatggttgatatgaaagtgatcatatggtaaccatttggttaactattgttgaaccaactaatgtacaagtttgggtacggttacacaagcctagaaacgtgcatttcatttgtgtataacgagctatgttttcgatccaacagttgataaatattatcttgaatctaatcaggttttcatctaacggtgaatattgaatgctttgttaccaagctaacgttgattgcaaaccctgatttgaaagactatataagggagaactctatcaactgggaaacctaatccccacacattctgtatgataatagttgtgctaagctagagtcgattctcctttaacctttggtttcttcttctaaaccaggttaacgacttaaagacttcattgggattgtgaagccagaccgatactactatcGTGATTTTATGCAGACTTAAattaaatcatattaaattaccaacgtcgttatttaacaagatatagcaTACGGATTCAAtgtgaataaataaaatctattatatcaTTTTTACGTGAATGTAGAATTATATTTACAAGATTAAGGCTAAGTGTACCAATTGGACTAGAAACTTAAGATTAATGAGAATAATGACACAATTGATAATAGTATTCGAGTTAAAATTATAACAGgtaatatttggaaaatttatatgtGGTATTATTGTAAAGTTAAAATTATCAAATTGTTATAAATTGACGTAAAATCGAATTGAAATTACTTATATTGTAAAGTAAATAAATTCAGATTACAAAATTGTTTAAAATGATATaacctatttatatattttacgaagtaaatttatcagacttacatCAATTACGATAAAATTTTAGAGACTAATGAAGAACCtaattaataaattaatacttagttaatccagcactgggaatagtgaggttggtaattcttATGTGTTCatgtgatacttgttacgtaggtaggcattgtcaggcgtcgcgaacctagacagggaaactgcattcttgtatcactaagCATGGAAGGAAAGCTTGCTTCTGATTTTGAACTTATAGATCCGGAATTTTATTTAGAAGCTTAAAGAATATTTTCCTTTGTAATTAGAACCAGTAACTTACTGAAATAGAAGTTAGTGTAGAGAATTTAAATTTAAAAGTCATGGTTCCGTTATAAAGCTTCATGTAAGGAATTTAGACTTCCTTCTTGGATAGAACTTAAATCAGCATAGTTGAACccagagccacaaattttagtagtagaagccatataggtttgtgttttgtatcttgttgtttgcgcttagatggGAGATAAGATcatctctataaggtggggagtttttgaagaccataaAGAtggttgattttcgaggacgaaaacgAATaaagtggggagaatgtaaagacccgcaAGTTTGTCaatgctattagaccggtcaagtatCGATTTAGCCATTAATAACTCGATTTGTTTAACACGGACgataattaataagaattaatctaacaacgatttagatacgaaactagtaccttagaatagatatcgaaaagttacgcagaacggactactcgaacgtgtcaatcggataccggacgaagaagatatcaacgAATAAGTATGAAGGGAAAAATGGTAACTTCGGAGCTTAGCTGTGTGGCTGCCCTTATCTTCAACAAGTGTCGTGGAATTTGGTGTGCTCGTGTCAATACCAAACCGAGAGGATAAACTCGCTctatttctattttcttcttctttattcttctttgtctttctctcttcttttctctaTTTCTTCTGCGAGTGATTATGTGAGTTTGTGTGAGATCGATTGAGAGAAGTTTGTGATGAAGCAATTAGATGATGGAGGTGTTGATATGGTGATGAATTGTGAATGGGGAGAGTTAAGGGATTGATTTATTTCTGCTCGAGGTGATGAAACAAAAAGAAGtggagttagggttttctgagatTTCGAATTGATTGAAGTTTTAGCGAGGATTCGGGGTGGTTGGTGACGAATAACACAAGGGGTTGCTTTCGAATTAAAGTTCTGAATTTGTTTTGGTGAAGAATCATATAAAGGTAATTTTGGGTTTCTGCAGTTTGAATTTATAGGCCACGAAtatgatgtggtcgggccacatattTCAAGTATGTGGCCCTTCTTAGTTTTGTGACACTTATTACAACTAAAAACCTGCCCCCTCCAAATCCCCTTCAACAtttcactttttgagaaaaagtaggtAGTTAAGAAAAAAAGTTAGTTACACTTTTAGGTAGTTAACTGTTTTtggaatttatttttttctttataacATGTGTCACAAAACTAAGAGgggccacatacttcaagtatgtggcccaaccacatcgtagccgcaccgGAATTTATATCGAGTAAAACTGAATAAGAATTGATGAATCTTATACGGGTTTGTTCTATTGAAGTTGAATCAGTTTTATGGAGAATTAATTTGAATTTAATTATGAGACTGGGAATTAGGGTTcatcatgttcttccccaattttgAAGTTACGGTTCTAGGTTGAATTTCAGGAGGTGGAGATGAGATAGATGGTGGTTGTTAAGATGGATTGAAGCTGTTGACGAAATTAGGGGATTAATTCAGGTAATAAATTCTTAGTTATTCAGTTGATTGTGTGTGCATGATGTTATTATTGAATTGAGATGAGGTTGCAGACTTTGGTGTTATAGAATGAATCCAGGGTCAATTCATCCATTTGAACTCGATTGATATGGATTGTTGTGGATGTATTGCTATAGTTTGTGTTGGTGGGTTGTTTTGTTTGAGGATGAATTGGTTATAGAGTTAAAACTTATAGTAATTAAGGAAGTGCAGTGGTGTTGTTAGTCTGAGCTGGTGTTGCTGAGTTTATGTGGTTGTTTATGAAGTTGATAGTGAGATTGTTTTAGAATTGGGCAATTGAAGTGCAAAGTTATTAGGAGCTGAAATATGTTGTGCAGGGTTGTTTGAGTTGAAATGTCTTGGAGTTAGAACTTTAATTGGTGGTGTAGGCTTGAAATTGTTGGATACAATTGAATGGTTGAGATTTGGAGTTATGTTGTATAATGACAGTGATGGGGAAGAGATGGTGaatgtgtttacaatgaagatatGATTGTACAGGGGGTGGTTTTATATGATGAATGAAAATTGTATTGGATTTGTTGTGCTAGTGGTAATTCAGTTGGGAAAATAATCTTGCGGTTTGGGAAGACTAGTGATTAAGTTGGTTTGGTTGTGAACCTGAAGTTGCAGTTCATGAAGAATTGTGATTATATAGTTGTAGATAGTGATTGCTATGAAAAGCTTAAAGCTTCAATTGCTGGTAAGAAGAATTTGTATTTGAGATTAAGTTATAAAATTACTTTTAAATGAATGAATTGATTTTTTATGCTTAGTCAGGTAGAATTGTTGTAAGAGTTAAGAGGATGTAGGCCTGTTAGACATCCCAGACAGTTTAGCTGGCTCGATTTGCTTAGCTGACTCGTTTTTCTAACTGAGTCGAATTAGCCTTATTAACCTGAGTTGAATTGATTTGACTCAGTGACCAGACTTGACTCAGTGTACCTTGACCGATTTGACTAAGTTGATCATTTGACTGACCTTTACCGTTAGTTGACCCTATTGACCATTAGCTTGACTGTTAATTGACCTTGTGGACTAGGCCTTGTGTAATGGGATTATTTAGTGGATTTGTACTTAGGATTAGAATTCCTACTTCtatgttttggacctcttgtggtctgaattagcctttggttccttcgacaaagttgtagatgttcataagatttaactaatggactatagaaccaacctaattgaattagtaaaccttggatatgttaaagataaataataaaatGGTGTAGAagaataaatgggcttagaaccattagatagacttctatgattcttgtatgattaacaattagtctatattaacaatgatcgattcaaggatgaaccagtggatcgtggatctcgaggtaggggtggcttgtcatcaaaagaggtgggaatacttttaactctctTGTAACCATcgatgttttcttttacaaagatttatgtttatcaaattcatgcattgtctagttgtgcattccatgctttgtttaaattgcattacgataattctgttgtttatgttaatctttccattgtttggaaaggacttgtaatgttttgttgtcaatatgaattattatgggaaatgagaatttccacttgtggtatataggatacgctccttcacatttatatctacatgaattcagattttattgcttagagtgggtcatcatgatcttggtgatatcaatagctattgagtgtggttagcacgaatattatacattgtttaaaaaaggagtttgtccatatacatgttttttTATTTCAGTGAGGATaggctctttcacatttatacctacatgaattcagcttttaatgcttagagtgggtcatcatgatcttggtgatatcaatagataatgagtgtggttagcacgaatattatacattgtttgaagaaagagcttgtccatattcatgtttgtttatttcagtgacttggtcactttttaatgtttgggaaaatattattgttttctaaatctttccatgattacttaaaagttaaatgttattcctgcggggcaccccttttaggaatgatgtgctcacccattcccactttcagtttcagagacagatcagagttgtgcagtgaaagcttcaagggttcatttcgttagttggttaagttttgttatgtttattatgttgtatattctgtttgtaaaccaaatgactattgtatatgtatcatttgagaggagttcttatttatatatttctgagcgaggTTAGttattgggttaagttttgtagaagatttcttaattgaatgtttaagtaaatgatttagattcttagtaccTCTTTATTTAGTCAATCTCTTTGATTAGTCAGctactagcttagggggcgcgATGGAAAACATCCatccatattatttttaataaataaaaccatttgattaaaaagtggcacaaaaaccccaggtcaaataataatgagtaaatttagtttttattatttagaaaaaaccaaacatacccttttcatctttcttcttcttcttcttcttctttcttcttatttctcccgtctccttctccccaccaccatcacca
This is a stretch of genomic DNA from Papaver somniferum cultivar HN1 chromosome 1, ASM357369v1, whole genome shotgun sequence. It encodes these proteins:
- the LOC113277807 gene encoding long chain base biosynthesis protein 2a-like, encoding MMKIPYTTSLTTLFSYGLLFAFGKLRDLFRKFFEWWKDTNNLHGYAPICLGIEDFYVRRVYLRAQDCFNRPIASAPDSWIDVVDRYYDDTIKTLKRTTNTSKCLNLGSYNYLGFAASDEYCTPRAVESLKKFSPSTCSTRVDGGTTTLHVELEDCVAKFVGKPAAMVTGMGYVTNSAILPVLIRKGGLIISDSLNHNSIVNGARGSGAVVRVFEHNTPSHLEEVLREQIALGQPRTRRPWKKIIVVVEGIYSMEGELCKLPEIIQVCKKYRAYTYLDEAHSIGAVGKSGRGVCELLGVDTADIDIMMGTFSKSFGSCGGYIAASKEVIEYLKFSCPAHLYATAISPPAAQQIISSIRVILGEDGSSRGAQKLASIRENSNFFRSELQKMGFEVLGDFDSPVMPIMLYNPSKIPAFSRECLKRNVAVVIVAFPATPLLLARARICISASHTREDLLKALEVISEVGDLVGVKYLLAEPKKREDGRVKLE